One genomic region from Streptomyces sp. NBC_00457 encodes:
- a CDS encoding FAD-binding protein, translated as MAETVTNWAGNITYTAKELHRPHSLDALRALVAGSDRVRVLGSGHSFNEIAEPGVEGALVSLGGLPVEVDVDSAARTVRVGGGVRYSELARHVHERGFALPNMASLPHISVAGSVATGTHGSGIHNGSLAAPVREVEIVTADGSTVVIGRDDERFGGAVTSLGALGVVTALTLDLEPSYEVEQHLFTELPLAGLDFDTLETVLAAAYSVSLFTDWREPGFRQVWLKRRTDQPLPDFPWAAPATEKLHPVPGMPAVNCTEQFGVPGPWHERLPHFRAEFTPSSGAELQSEYLLPRPYALDMLHALDAIRTTLAPVLQTCEVRTVAADTQWLSPAYGRDTVAVHFTWVEDTDAVLPVVRRVEKALDGLDARPHWGKVFSALPLDRYPRLGDFRALAQVLDPGGKFANAFVRDILAG; from the coding sequence TGGGCGGGCAACATCACGTACACCGCCAAGGAGCTGCACCGCCCGCACTCGCTCGACGCGCTGCGCGCGCTCGTGGCGGGCAGCGACCGCGTACGGGTGCTGGGCAGCGGGCACTCCTTCAACGAGATCGCCGAGCCGGGCGTCGAGGGGGCGCTGGTGTCGCTGGGCGGCCTGCCCGTCGAGGTGGATGTCGACTCGGCGGCGCGCACGGTGCGGGTCGGCGGCGGGGTCCGGTACTCCGAGCTGGCCCGCCATGTGCACGAGCGGGGTTTCGCGCTGCCGAACATGGCGTCCCTCCCGCACATCTCGGTGGCCGGTTCGGTGGCGACCGGCACGCACGGGTCAGGCATCCACAACGGGTCGCTCGCGGCGCCGGTGCGCGAAGTGGAGATCGTCACGGCGGACGGTTCGACCGTCGTCATCGGGCGGGACGACGAACGGTTCGGCGGGGCGGTGACCTCGCTCGGCGCGCTCGGTGTCGTCACCGCGCTCACCCTCGACCTGGAGCCGTCCTACGAAGTCGAGCAGCACCTGTTCACCGAACTGCCGCTGGCCGGGCTGGACTTCGACACCCTCGAGACGGTGCTGGCGGCGGCGTACAGCGTGAGCCTCTTCACCGACTGGCGCGAGCCCGGCTTCCGGCAGGTGTGGCTCAAGCGGCGCACCGACCAGCCGCTGCCCGACTTCCCGTGGGCCGCACCCGCCACCGAGAAGCTGCACCCCGTGCCGGGCATGCCCGCGGTCAACTGCACGGAGCAGTTCGGTGTGCCGGGGCCGTGGCACGAGCGACTGCCGCACTTCCGGGCCGAGTTCACGCCCAGCAGCGGCGCCGAGCTGCAGTCGGAGTACCTGCTGCCACGCCCGTACGCCCTCGACATGCTGCACGCGCTGGACGCGATCCGTACGACGCTGGCTCCCGTCCTGCAGACCTGCGAGGTGCGGACGGTCGCCGCGGACACGCAGTGGCTGAGCCCGGCGTACGGGCGGGACACCGTGGCCGTGCACTTCACCTGGGTCGAGGACACGGACGCGGTGCTGCCGGTGGTGCGGCGGGTGGAGAAGGCGCTGGACGGGCTGGACGCCCGGCCGCACTGGGGAAAGGTGTTCTCCGCACTCCCGTTGGACCGGTATCCGCGGCTCGGCGACTTCCGGGCGCTGGCCCAAGTGCTCGACCCCGGCGGCAAATTCGCCAACGCCTTCGTGCGGGACATCCTGGCCGGCTGA